The Sphaerochaeta globosa str. Buddy region GCAGGGCGGCGCAGTTGACAGCTACAAAAGGCTCCTTGGCACGTGCTGAAGCATTGTGGATGCTCTGGGCGAACAACTCCTTGCCGGTACCTGTCTCCCCGAGCAACAAAACGGTGCCGGGAACCTGGCTGAAGCGCCTTGCCTTCTGCACCAAAGCCTGCATGTGGGGATTCTGGGTAACAATATCGGAGAAACTGTAGCGGGCAACCAATCCCTTGCGATTCAACTCAGTGCGGATTTTATGTTCTGTCTGCCGTATAGCCTCGGCATTCTGGAACGTATAGAGGAAACCAGCCTTTTCCTCATCCATGCTGATAGGTTGCTGGGTAACCAAGCACTGCTGACCGTTGATGGTGACCAGTTCTTCTTTCTGATTTCCGGAATTGAAGGCTTCAGCCCATCTGCTCGAAAAATAAACATCCTCTACCGGCAAGCCTTCCAACGGACTTTTGCCGAACAAGTTTTCAGCTTGACGATTGCCTGCAATAATTTGGCCGCTGCTGTCGATTGCAAGCAGCGCATAATTTGCATTGTTGAGCAGCGTCCCAAGCAGGTTTCCTCTGGTCTGGGCACGATCAAGGGAACGGGCAGCGCCAACCGCCTCATTGACGGCGTGCACCACCGCCTGATACCCGGTCTTCACATGGATGAAGGGGAGATTACGCTCTTCACAGATCCTACACATGGTAAGGCCGCCGACGAACATGGTGCAACCTTGCTTTTGTAAGGTGGATACACCCTCAAGGACATCATTCTGGTCGGTAACCTGGAATACAGAGACATCGAGGCCGACCAAGGTGGCCAATTCCTCCTGCTCGCACAACTGTTCATTGGTAATAAGACCGATATGGCCGTCAGGCGAGGCTGCCTTTGCCTGGGAGAGGGCGGAGAGCAGATCGGCATTACTCCAATTGATGGGCACCACGTGCACTGAAGGTTTCTGCAAGGCAATAGCGATAGC contains the following coding sequences:
- a CDS encoding sigma 54-interacting transcriptional regulator; this translates as MQQAFEEVIHTFDLQDLAVSTTHIFGTDPQVIEPLHADIIVARGITAIAIALQKPSVHVVPINWSNADLLSALSQAKAASPDGHIGLITNEQLCEQEELATLVGLDVSVFQVTDQNDVLEGVSTLQKQGCTMFVGGLTMCRICEERNLPFIHVKTGYQAVVHAVNEAVGAARSLDRAQTRGNLLGTLLNNANYALLAIDSSGQIIAGNRQAENLFGKSPLEGLPVEDVYFSSRWAEAFNSGNQKEELVTINGQQCLVTQQPISMDEEKAGFLYTFQNAEAIRQTEHKIRTELNRKGLVARYSFSDIVTQNPHMQALVQKARRFSQVPGTVLLLGETGTGKELFAQSIHNASARAKEPFVAVNCAALPEQLLESELFGYTDGAFTGAAKGGKAGLFELAHKGTLFLDEIAEMPIVVQAKLLRVLQEREVRKIGADMVIPVDVRIISAANNTIIDKVREGKFRLDLFYRISLLSLQLIPLRERLEDIGILFRHFVQQYCRRHNLKEPLLTEQAIAALNAFPWPGNIRELRNAAERLAILNTSDVVTVQEIDLLDIGSTSLRMHDEPLKQIRRKSKVSDEELYQQFLTSGLSREAFAKQMGLSRTTLWRKFAAFEQ